The Mycobacteriales bacterium genome contains the following window.
ACGACCACGCCCGGCACCCGGCGCATCACGTAGAACGGCGCCCCCAGCACGGCCGGGTCGTCGCAGAGCAGCAGCGGCTCGGGCACCGGGACGGCCGTGCCGTACAGGGCCGAGAGCATCCGGTGCTCGCGGCCCATGTCGTGCGCGGTGGGTCGGACCGCCCGCAGCGGCGGCCGCCGCAGCACCAGCTCCCCGGCCGGGGAGGTCACGAAGTAGGTCAGGTTGGACCGGCCGCCCGGGACGACCTCGACCGCCGGCTCCAGCCAGGCGTCGTCCCCCAGCTCCCCGGCCAGGTACGGCCCCAGCACCCGCGGATCCGCACCCGGCACGTCCATGTCCCTACCTATAGCCGATTCCGCGCCGCCGCCACGAACCGGGCCTCACAGCTCGTCGGCGCCGAGCTCCTCCAGCAGCGTGATGAGCTCGGCCGCCACGGCGGGCGAGGCCGCCACCGTGAGCGTCCCCGGCGGCCGCCCCCGCAGCCCGCTCACCACCGCGCCGGCCTCGGTCGCGACCAGCAGGCCCGCGGCCCGGTCCCAGTCCTTCAGGCCGTGCTCGTAGTAGCCGTCCAGCCGGCCCGCGGCGACGTAGCAGAGGTCGAGGGCGGCCGAGCCGAGCCGCCGGACGTTGCCGACCCGGGGCAGCACCGCGGCCAGGATCTCGCCCTGCCCGGCCCGCAGCGCCGCGTCGTACCCGAAGCCGGTGCCGACCACCGCGGTCTCCAGTGACGGCGCCACCCAGCGCCCCCCGATCCGGACCCCGTCCCGGTACGCCCCGGCGCCCAGCGCCGCGCTGAACGTCTCGCCCGAGGTCGGGTCGTGCACCGCCCCGGCCACCACCCGCCCGTCCCGCTCGGCCGCGACCGAGACCGCGTACGGACGCAGGCCGTAGAGAAAGTTGACCGTGCCGTCGATCGGGTCGACCACCCAGCGCACGCCGCTGCCGCCGGCCCGGTCCGCGCCCTCCTCGCCCAGCACCGC
Protein-coding sequences here:
- a CDS encoding inositol monophosphatase family protein; this translates as MPTRDGADHTELLALAERLARGAGELTVRLRADGRVLDVDAKSTPTDLVTEVDRASERWLTDELARLRPDDAVLGEEGADRAGGSGVRWVVDPIDGTVNFLYGLRPYAVSVAAERDGRVVAGAVHDPTSGETFSAALGAGAYRDGVRIGGRWVAPSLETAVVGTGFGYDAALRAGQGEILAAVLPRVGNVRRLGSAALDLCYVAAGRLDGYYEHGLKDWDRAAGLLVATEAGAVVSGLRGRPPGTLTVAASPAVAAELITLLEELGADEL